The Anopheles coluzzii chromosome 2, AcolN3, whole genome shotgun sequence genome window below encodes:
- the LOC120953488 gene encoding uncharacterized protein LOC120953488 — protein MDPVLLERERVLFRLNEEINAKSRGLFELNENVSWMTTKRRLRHGLKKLNNVAAAAAATAVVGPGDESSSSELGASIDTTDKESGIGGGSVGGSGGGSAAAGASDEDPECEERSSAVIFAVVRDGEKDTYGGGVQEPASTLTTLTEIRCDAIQEECTRANNSNTTTTNQQLQLVKVTTVSVERKVSNGQRGSGSGGGVGGGPGPGGGMLIASKSVTSAGTAARNLSKNMADVVPKVLEKKNISSEGLIKFLKSKVAILQTELEASQKQNEANVKDLNLALDRLKQLEAVKEQLLTKNGALERTVKKYEERNVELDKLLKEKDAQLNVSAKELYGARSEIRNLANHNQTQDRRLLKAQEEVESLRIKLSIANDSEKETRDAARQERLTYEKQIRQLRKQRTEVLADYKKLLLSVDQLKKQQFNQEQSKQMNDFEQDYLRHLDGAATSPPPPASRPSVQ, from the exons ATGGATCCGGTGCTACTCGAGCGCGAACGCGTTCTGTTCCGGCTGAACGAGGAAATAAACGCCAAGTCACGGGGCCTGTTCGAGCTGAACGAGAACGTCAGCTGGATGACAACGAAGCGCCGGTTGCGCCACGGCCTGAAGAAGCTGAACAatgtggcggcggcggcggcggcgacggcggtgGTCGGGCCGGGCGATGAGTCGTCCTCCTCCGAGCTGGGCGCTTCGATCGATACGACCGATAAGGAAAGTGGAATCGGTGGTGGAAGTGTGGGCGGCAGTGGCGGTGGcagtgctgctgccggtgcttCGGACGAGGACCCGGAATGTGAGGAACGCTCGTCGGCCGTCATCTTTGCGGTGGTGCGCGATGGGGAGAAGGATACGTACGGTGGAGGTGTCCAGGAACCGGCCAGCACGTTGACGACCCTCACCGAGATTCGGTGCGACGCAATACAGGAAGAGTGCACGCGGGCCAATAACAGtaacactaccaccaccaaccagcagctgcagctggtgAAGGTCACGACCGTTTCGGTGGAGCGCAAGGTAAGCAATGGCCAGCGGGGCAGTggtagcggtggtggtgtaggCGGTGGCCCCGGTCCGGGTGGTGGAATGCTGATCGCAAGCAAATCGGTGACATCGGCCGGGACGGCGGCTCGCAATCTCAGCAAAAACATGGCCGACGTCGTACCGAAGGTGCTGGAGAAGAAGAACATCAGCTCGGAGGGACTGATCAA gtttcTCAAGTCCAAAGTCGCCATCCTTCAGACCGAGCTGGAAGCGAGCCAGAAGCAGAACGAGGCGAATGTCAAGGATCTTAATTTGGCGCTCGATCGGTTGAAGCAGCTCGAGGCGGTGAAGGAACAGCTGCTGACGAAGAATGGGGCGCTCGAGCGCACGGTCAAGAAGTACGAGGAGCGCAACGTGGAGCTGGACAAACTGCTAAAG GAAAAGGACGCCCAGCTGAACGTCTCGGCGAAGGAGCTGTACGGTGCGCGGTCCGAGATACGCAACCTTGCCAACCACAACCAAACGCAGGACCGGCGGCTGCTCAAGGCGCAGGAGGAGGTCGAAAGTTTGCGCATCAAGCTGAGCATTGCGAACGACTCGGAAAAG GAAACACGGGACGCCGCCCGACAGGAACGGCTCACGTACGAGAAGCAGATTCGGCAACTGCGCAAACAGCGAACCGAGGTGCTGGCCGACTACAAGAAGCTCCTGCTCAGCGTGGACCAGCTGAAGAAGCAACAGTTCAACCAGGAACAGTCGAAGCAGATGAACGATTTCGAGCAGGACTATCTGCGGCATCTGGACGGGGCGgcaacatcaccaccaccaccagcatcgcGACCGTCAGTGCAGTAG